From the genome of Variovorax sp. RA8, one region includes:
- a CDS encoding c-type cytochrome, whose product MTPSRILAAAALTALASTPALAGPPEPGGSQLQRGRHLVRIAGCNDCHTPGYAQKNGQVDEKLWLTGDGLGWAGPWGTTYATNLRLMMANMSERQWLHHARHMEPRPPMPWFNVRAMSDAELKAIYAFTRSLGPGGSPAPAYVPPGQKAQGPVVKFP is encoded by the coding sequence ATGACCCCGTCCCGGATACTCGCCGCTGCAGCCTTGACCGCCCTCGCCTCCACCCCTGCCCTGGCCGGGCCGCCCGAACCGGGCGGCAGCCAGCTGCAACGCGGCCGCCACCTGGTCCGCATCGCCGGGTGCAACGACTGCCACACGCCCGGCTACGCGCAGAAGAACGGGCAGGTCGACGAGAAGCTCTGGCTGACGGGTGACGGCCTGGGCTGGGCGGGCCCGTGGGGCACGACCTATGCGACCAACCTGCGCCTCATGATGGCCAACATGAGCGAGCGGCAATGGCTGCACCACGCGCGCCACATGGAGCCGAGGCCGCCCATGCCCTGGTTCAACGTGCGCGCGATGAGCGATGCCGAGCTGAAGGCCATCTATGCATTCACCCGCTCGCTGGGGCCCGGCGGCTCGCCGGCGCCGGCGTATGTACCGCCGGGGCAGAAGGCGCAAGGGCCGGTGGTGAAGTTTCCGTAG
- a CDS encoding c-type cytochrome — translation MALPLDRPGPRTALLLALVPLALATGCVGESRLPYADAPRAQVLRGQALLAQYQCGSCHAIPEVPAARGGVGPALAGFGHRSYIAGEVPNRPDTLARWIVQPKALVPDTLMPAMGVPADQARDMAAYLLALE, via the coding sequence ATGGCCCTCCCGCTGGACCGCCCCGGCCCACGGACCGCGCTGCTGCTGGCGCTGGTCCCGCTGGCGCTCGCAACCGGCTGCGTCGGCGAAAGCCGGCTGCCCTACGCCGATGCCCCACGCGCGCAGGTGCTCCGCGGACAGGCGCTGCTGGCCCAATACCAATGCGGCAGCTGTCACGCCATACCTGAGGTGCCGGCGGCCCGCGGCGGCGTCGGACCTGCGCTCGCGGGCTTCGGCCATCGCAGCTACATCGCCGGGGAGGTGCCGAACCGCCCCGACACGCTGGCGCGGTGGATCGTCCAGCCGAAGGCGCTGGTGCCCGACACCCTCATGCCGGCCATGGGCGTCCCGGCCGATCAGGCACGCGACATGGCGGCCTATCTGCTGGCGCTCGAATGA
- a CDS encoding cytochrome c oxidase subunit II, producing the protein MSSDRAQSALHVAGPVAETLLGVTGVLVAGAALIFVGVMALLALAVRRRRGRVNARWWVLGGGLAFPGAVLAALFVYSEWHKPPWRVAPPRDALIVAVTGHMWWWELRYRDPATGREVAGANELRIPVGRPVYFALASADVIHSFWVPALGGKMDMVPGRMQHLQLQADRPGTWRGACAEYCGDQHTRMALQVVAEPPAVFDAWLAAQARPAAPPATPALERGRDAFLAHRCNACHTVRGVSEESRLGPDLTHVGSRLYLGAGLMPNDAEGLARWVAHTQQLKPGARMPSSHERIDETSLQAISAWLAQLK; encoded by the coding sequence ATGAGCAGCGACCGCGCACAGTCCGCCCTGCACGTGGCCGGCCCTGTGGCCGAGACGCTGCTCGGCGTGACCGGCGTGCTCGTCGCGGGCGCGGCGCTGATCTTCGTCGGCGTGATGGCGCTGCTCGCGCTCGCGGTCCGCCGCCGCCGCGGACGGGTGAATGCGCGCTGGTGGGTGCTCGGCGGCGGCCTGGCCTTCCCGGGCGCCGTGCTCGCCGCCCTTTTCGTCTACAGCGAATGGCACAAGCCGCCCTGGCGCGTGGCGCCGCCCAGGGATGCGCTGATCGTGGCCGTCACCGGCCACATGTGGTGGTGGGAGCTGCGCTACCGCGACCCGGCCACGGGCCGGGAGGTCGCGGGCGCGAACGAGCTGCGCATTCCGGTCGGCCGGCCGGTGTACTTTGCGCTCGCCAGCGCCGACGTGATCCACAGCTTCTGGGTGCCGGCGCTCGGCGGCAAGATGGACATGGTGCCGGGCCGCATGCAGCACCTGCAGCTGCAGGCCGATCGCCCCGGAACCTGGCGCGGCGCCTGTGCAGAGTATTGCGGCGACCAACATACGCGCATGGCGCTGCAGGTGGTGGCCGAGCCGCCCGCGGTCTTCGATGCCTGGCTCGCGGCGCAGGCACGGCCGGCCGCGCCGCCGGCCACGCCCGCGCTCGAGCGCGGACGGGATGCCTTCCTCGCGCACCGCTGCAATGCCTGCCATACCGTGCGCGGCGTGAGCGAGGAAAGCCGCCTGGGCCCGGACCTCACCCACGTGGGCAGCCGCCTGTACCTGGGCGCCGGCCTCATGCCGAACGACGCCGAGGGCCTGGCGCGCTGGGTGGCGCACACGCAGCAACTGAAGCCCGGCGCACGCATGCCTTCGTCGCACGAGCGCATCGACGAGACCAGCCTGCAGGCCATTTCCGCCTGGCTGGCGCAGCTGAAATGA
- the nirB gene encoding nitrite reductase large subunit NirB — translation MKIALIGHGMVGHKFLEQLDELGLADAQVTVLCEEPRPAYDRVHLSEFFSGKTADDLSLVEPGFFERTGFTLRLAARAVAIERRNNTVTTADGEVVPYDKLVLATGSAPFVPSVPGRDRPHCFVYRTIEDLEAMKASGARSKSGVVVGGGLLGLECAKALRDMGLETHVVEFAPRLMALQVDEGGGRALRNSIEALGLHVHTGRNTVEIVDGATARHRMVFADGTYLETDMIVFSAGIRPRDELARQSLLAIGPRGGIAIDSHCRTSDRDVYAIGECASWNEQTFGLVAPGYEMARVAAKQLAGQDDAAFTGADMSTKLKLMGVDVASIGDAHGKTPKSRACQYIDERKQVYKKIVVSEDGKQLLGAVLVGDASEYGTLLQMALNGIALPPEPEFLILPSSDGKAKPGLGVDALPDSAQICSCNNVTKGQICAAVGDGACTVAEMKACTKAGATCGGCSTLVGQVMKVEMARRGMAVNNHLCEHFPYSRQELYHLIRVDEIKSFDDLLARHGKGLGCDICKPTAASIFASCWNEFVLKKNLASLQDSNDYFLGNIQKDGSYSVVPRMPGGEVTPEGLIAVGQVAKKYGLYTKITGGQRVDLFGARVEQLPLIWEELIAAGFESGHAYGKSLRTVKSCVGSTWCRYGVDDSVGLAVELENRYKGLRAPHKIKFGVSGCTRECAEAQGKDVGIIATDKGWNLYVCGNGGMKPRHAELIAVDLGKAELIRLIDRFLMFYVRTADRLQRTSTWRENLEGGLDYLKNVLIDDSLGLAAELEAQMQHVVDTYQCEWKTAVNDPATRQRFRSFVNSEKPDEHIVFVNERGQIRPARTEERTDAATA, via the coding sequence ATGAAAATCGCACTGATCGGCCACGGCATGGTGGGCCACAAGTTTCTGGAGCAACTCGACGAGCTCGGCCTGGCGGATGCGCAGGTCACGGTGCTTTGCGAGGAGCCTCGCCCGGCCTATGACCGGGTGCACCTGTCCGAGTTCTTCTCCGGCAAGACGGCGGATGACCTGTCGCTGGTCGAGCCGGGCTTCTTCGAGCGCACCGGCTTCACGCTGCGCCTGGCCGCCCGGGCGGTCGCCATCGAGCGCCGCAACAACACGGTGACCACGGCCGACGGCGAGGTGGTGCCCTACGACAAGCTGGTGCTGGCCACCGGCTCGGCCCCCTTCGTGCCCTCGGTGCCCGGGCGCGACCGGCCGCATTGCTTCGTCTATCGCACCATCGAAGACCTGGAGGCCATGAAAGCCAGCGGTGCCCGCTCGAAAAGCGGCGTGGTCGTGGGTGGCGGCCTGCTCGGCCTGGAATGTGCCAAGGCCCTGCGCGACATGGGCCTGGAGACGCACGTGGTGGAGTTCGCGCCGCGCCTGATGGCGCTGCAGGTCGACGAAGGCGGCGGGCGCGCACTGCGCAACAGCATCGAGGCGTTGGGCCTGCATGTGCACACCGGCCGCAACACGGTGGAGATCGTCGACGGCGCGACCGCGCGGCATCGGATGGTGTTCGCCGACGGCACCTACCTGGAGACCGACATGATCGTGTTCTCCGCCGGCATCCGGCCGCGCGACGAGCTGGCGCGCCAGTCGTTGCTGGCGATCGGCCCGCGCGGCGGCATCGCGATCGACAGCCACTGCCGCACCAGCGACCGCGACGTCTACGCGATCGGCGAGTGCGCCTCGTGGAACGAGCAGACCTTCGGCCTGGTCGCACCGGGCTACGAGATGGCCCGCGTCGCCGCGAAGCAGCTCGCCGGGCAGGACGACGCCGCCTTCACCGGCGCGGACATGAGCACCAAGCTCAAGCTGATGGGTGTCGACGTGGCCAGCATCGGCGACGCGCACGGCAAGACGCCGAAGTCGCGCGCCTGCCAGTACATCGACGAGCGCAAGCAGGTCTACAAGAAGATCGTGGTGAGCGAAGACGGCAAGCAGTTGCTGGGTGCGGTGCTGGTCGGCGATGCATCCGAATACGGCACGCTGCTGCAGATGGCGCTCAACGGCATCGCGCTGCCGCCCGAGCCGGAGTTCCTGATCCTGCCGTCGAGCGACGGCAAGGCCAAGCCGGGCCTGGGGGTCGACGCGCTGCCCGACAGCGCGCAGATCTGCTCCTGCAACAACGTGACCAAGGGCCAGATCTGCGCCGCCGTCGGCGACGGCGCCTGCACCGTCGCCGAGATGAAGGCCTGTACCAAGGCCGGCGCCACCTGTGGCGGCTGCTCCACGCTGGTCGGCCAGGTGATGAAGGTCGAGATGGCCAGGCGCGGCATGGCGGTGAACAACCACCTCTGCGAGCACTTCCCCTATTCGCGGCAGGAGCTCTACCACCTGATCCGCGTCGACGAGATCAAGAGCTTCGACGACCTGCTCGCCCGGCACGGCAAGGGCCTGGGCTGCGACATCTGCAAGCCGACCGCCGCGAGCATCTTCGCCTCCTGCTGGAACGAGTTCGTGCTGAAGAAGAACCTGGCGAGCCTGCAGGACAGCAACGACTACTTCCTCGGCAACATCCAGAAGGACGGCAGCTACTCGGTCGTCCCGCGCATGCCGGGCGGCGAGGTCACCCCCGAAGGCCTGATCGCGGTGGGCCAGGTCGCAAAGAAGTACGGCCTCTACACCAAGATCACCGGCGGCCAGCGGGTGGACCTGTTCGGCGCCCGGGTCGAGCAGTTGCCGCTGATCTGGGAAGAACTGATCGCCGCCGGCTTCGAATCGGGGCATGCGTACGGCAAGTCGCTGCGCACGGTGAAAAGCTGCGTCGGCTCGACCTGGTGCCGCTATGGCGTGGACGACAGCGTCGGCCTCGCGGTCGAGCTGGAGAACCGCTACAAGGGCCTGCGCGCGCCGCACAAGATCAAGTTCGGCGTTTCCGGCTGCACCCGCGAATGTGCCGAGGCCCAGGGCAAGGACGTCGGCATCATCGCCACCGACAAGGGCTGGAACCTCTACGTCTGCGGCAATGGCGGCATGAAGCCGCGCCATGCCGAGCTGATCGCCGTAGACCTCGGCAAGGCCGAACTGATCCGGCTGATCGACCGCTTCCTGATGTTCTACGTACGCACGGCCGATCGCCTGCAGCGCACCAGCACCTGGCGCGAAAACCTGGAGGGCGGGCTCGACTACCTCAAGAACGTGCTGATCGACGACAGCCTCGGCCTGGCCGCCGAACTGGAAGCGCAGATGCAGCACGTGGTCGACACCTACCAGTGCGAATGGAAGACCGCGGTGAACGACCCGGCCACGCGCCAGCGCTTCCGCTCCTTCGTCAACAGCGAGAAGCCCGACGAGCACATCGTCTTCGTGAACGAACGCGGCCAGATCCGGCCGGCCCGGACCGAGGAACGCACCGACGCCGCCACGGCCTGA
- the gdhA gene encoding NADP-specific glutamate dehydrogenase codes for MRHTSVHDFLDHVASRNPGQPEFLQAVAEVMESLWPFIAAHPKYAEHGLLERLIEPERIVMFRIAWTNDHGDVQVNRGYRIQHSSAVGPYKGGMRFHPSVNLSILKFLAFEQTLKNALTTLPMGGGKGGSDFDPKGKSPGEVMRFCQALVTELFRHVGSDTDVPAGDIGVGGREVGFMAGMMKKLSNRADCVFTGKGLSFGGSLIRPEATGYGTVYFAEEMLKRAGRSFEGLRVSVSGSGNVAQYAVQKAMAMGAKVVTVSDSSGTVIDEDGFTPAKLAELMEVKNHLYGRVSDYAERTKTNFRAGTKPWVVPVDVALPCATQNELGADDAAMLVANGVKCVAEGANMPTTMDAIKRLQDAGVLYAPGKASNAGGVATSGLEMSQNAMRMSWPREEVDRRLHDIMVGIHQTCVQHGSQADGTVNYVDGANIAGFVKVADAMLAQGVV; via the coding sequence ATGAGACACACCTCGGTACATGACTTCCTCGACCATGTCGCCAGCCGCAACCCAGGACAGCCGGAGTTCCTGCAGGCGGTGGCGGAAGTCATGGAGAGCCTCTGGCCCTTCATTGCGGCCCACCCCAAGTATGCGGAGCATGGATTGCTCGAACGGCTGATCGAACCCGAGCGCATCGTGATGTTCCGCATCGCGTGGACCAACGATCACGGCGACGTGCAGGTCAACCGGGGCTACCGCATCCAGCACAGCTCGGCGGTGGGCCCCTACAAGGGCGGCATGCGTTTCCATCCGTCGGTGAACCTGTCGATCCTCAAGTTCCTCGCGTTCGAGCAGACGCTGAAGAACGCGCTGACCACGCTGCCCATGGGCGGTGGCAAGGGCGGCTCGGACTTCGATCCCAAGGGCAAGAGCCCGGGCGAGGTCATGCGCTTCTGCCAGGCGCTGGTGACTGAACTGTTCCGCCATGTGGGCAGCGACACCGACGTGCCGGCCGGCGACATCGGCGTGGGCGGCCGCGAGGTCGGCTTCATGGCCGGCATGATGAAGAAGCTCAGCAACCGCGCCGACTGCGTGTTCACCGGCAAGGGCCTGAGCTTCGGCGGCTCGCTCATCCGCCCGGAGGCCACGGGCTACGGCACGGTGTACTTCGCCGAGGAGATGCTCAAGCGCGCCGGCCGCAGTTTCGAAGGGCTGCGCGTCAGCGTCTCGGGATCGGGCAACGTCGCGCAATACGCAGTGCAGAAGGCCATGGCAATGGGCGCGAAGGTGGTGACCGTGTCCGACTCCAGCGGCACCGTGATCGACGAGGACGGCTTCACTCCCGCAAAGCTCGCCGAGCTGATGGAGGTCAAGAACCACCTCTACGGCCGGGTGAGCGACTACGCAGAGCGCACCAAGACCAACTTCAGGGCCGGCACGAAGCCGTGGGTCGTGCCGGTCGATGTCGCCCTGCCCTGCGCCACGCAGAACGAACTGGGCGCCGACGATGCGGCCATGCTGGTGGCGAATGGCGTCAAGTGCGTCGCCGAAGGTGCCAACATGCCGACGACGATGGACGCGATCAAGCGGCTGCAGGATGCCGGCGTGCTCTACGCACCGGGCAAGGCCAGCAATGCCGGCGGCGTGGCGACGTCGGGGTTGGAGATGAGCCAGAACGCGATGCGCATGTCGTGGCCGCGCGAGGAGGTTGACCGCCGCCTGCACGACATCATGGTGGGCATCCACCAGACCTGCGTGCAGCATGGCTCCCAGGCCGACGGGACCGTCAACTACGTGGATGGCGCGAACATCGCGGGCTTCGTCAAGGTGGCGGACGCGATGCTGGCGCAGGGCGTCGTTTGA
- a CDS encoding GreA/GreB family elongation factor, whose amino-acid sequence MSTTLLLGERVLTELDHARLSKLLDNSPHHPVLEALLDSTDVIRSREVPADIVTMYSQLTLVDAHTGERRKLTLCYPQDAEPASGFVSVLSPVGISLIGLRLGATANWTLPGGAEGRAQVAEILFQPEASGDYTT is encoded by the coding sequence ATGTCCACCACGCTTCTTCTCGGCGAGCGCGTGCTCACCGAACTCGATCACGCCCGCCTGTCCAAGCTGCTCGACAACTCCCCGCACCATCCGGTGCTCGAGGCGCTGCTCGACTCCACCGATGTGATCCGCTCGCGCGAGGTTCCGGCCGACATCGTGACCATGTATTCGCAGCTGACGCTGGTGGACGCCCACACGGGCGAGCGCCGCAAGCTGACGCTGTGCTATCCGCAGGACGCGGAGCCTGCATCGGGCTTCGTCTCGGTGCTGTCGCCCGTGGGCATCAGCCTGATCGGCCTGCGCCTGGGCGCCACGGCGAACTGGACCTTGCCCGGCGGCGCCGAGGGCCGCGCGCAAGTGGCCGAGATCCTGTTCCAGCCCGAAGCCAGCGGCGACTACACGACCTGA
- a CDS encoding bifunctional protein-serine/threonine kinase/phosphatase — protein MRVTLGQHSLAKPESVNQDFHGAMLPTGALQFSKGIAVAIADGIGSSRVSQVASAAAVRGFLEDYYATSEAWSVRRAAQRVLDATNSWLHAQTMRSDARFDKDSGYVCTFSALILKGRELHLLHVGDARVYRLHPQALEQLTEDHRVHLSSAQSYLGRALGAGPHVEIDYRCWDAEAGEIYMLATDGAYAHLDAQQVHDALGRCGDDFDETARLLASAARARGSDDDCTVQLLRIDELPPADASRLLLQRESLAIPQPLAPRARFEGFVVVRELHISARSHVYLAVDEATGRQVVLKLPSIDLREDTEYLDGFVLEEWVARRINSPHVLKASPIDRTRTHLYVAMEYVDGQTLAQWMVDHPHPTLDQVRGIVEQLAKGLQALHGREMLHQDMRPENVMIDRTGTVRIIDLASTHVAGLADSAAKRRAHAIAGTLQYTAPEYFIGEGGSTRSDLFSLAAMAYQMLTGRLPYGLQVTRARSSRDVARLRYAPLRQYRPELPAWVDAVLQKALHPQPAKRQEAVSLFAHDLKAPGPEFLRQRTPPIIERHPVRFWQWTTMLLGIVVIVLLGLRILGR, from the coding sequence ATGCGCGTGACGCTCGGCCAGCATTCGCTGGCCAAGCCCGAGTCGGTCAACCAGGATTTCCACGGCGCCATGCTCCCCACGGGGGCGCTGCAGTTCTCGAAGGGCATCGCGGTGGCGATCGCCGACGGCATCGGGTCCAGCCGGGTCAGCCAGGTGGCCAGCGCCGCGGCCGTCCGCGGGTTCCTCGAGGACTACTATGCCACCTCGGAGGCCTGGTCGGTGCGCCGCGCGGCCCAGCGGGTGCTGGACGCCACCAACTCCTGGCTGCATGCGCAGACGATGCGCAGCGACGCGCGCTTCGACAAGGACAGCGGCTATGTCTGCACCTTCAGTGCGCTGATCCTCAAGGGACGCGAACTGCACCTGCTGCATGTCGGCGATGCGCGCGTCTATCGCCTGCATCCGCAGGCACTGGAGCAACTCACGGAAGACCATCGCGTCCACCTGTCGTCGGCCCAGTCGTACCTGGGACGCGCTCTCGGCGCCGGGCCCCATGTGGAGATCGACTACCGCTGCTGGGACGCCGAGGCCGGCGAGATCTACATGCTGGCGACCGATGGCGCCTACGCCCACCTCGATGCGCAGCAGGTGCACGATGCGCTCGGCCGATGCGGCGACGACTTCGACGAGACCGCGCGATTGCTCGCGTCGGCGGCGCGCGCGAGGGGGAGCGACGACGACTGCACGGTCCAGCTCCTGCGCATCGACGAGCTGCCGCCGGCCGATGCATCTCGACTGCTGCTGCAGCGCGAAAGCCTGGCGATCCCGCAACCGCTCGCCCCGCGCGCCCGCTTCGAGGGCTTCGTCGTGGTGCGCGAACTGCACATCAGCGCGCGCAGCCATGTGTACCTGGCGGTCGATGAGGCCACCGGTCGGCAGGTGGTCCTGAAGCTTCCTTCGATCGACCTGCGCGAGGACACGGAATACCTCGACGGCTTCGTCCTCGAGGAATGGGTGGCGCGGCGCATCAACAGTCCACATGTGCTCAAGGCCAGTCCGATCGACCGGACGCGCACGCACCTGTACGTGGCGATGGAATACGTCGACGGCCAGACGCTGGCGCAGTGGATGGTCGACCATCCGCATCCCACGCTCGACCAGGTGCGGGGCATCGTCGAGCAGTTGGCCAAGGGGCTCCAAGCGCTCCATGGGCGGGAGATGCTGCACCAGGACATGCGTCCGGAGAACGTCATGATCGACCGCACCGGCACGGTCAGGATCATCGACCTCGCGTCGACCCACGTCGCGGGGCTGGCCGACAGCGCAGCGAAGCGCCGTGCGCACGCGATCGCCGGCACCTTGCAATACACGGCGCCCGAATACTTCATCGGGGAGGGCGGCAGCACTCGCTCGGACCTGTTTTCGCTGGCGGCGATGGCCTACCAGATGCTCACCGGGCGGTTGCCTTACGGATTGCAGGTCACGCGAGCGCGGTCGTCGCGGGACGTGGCCCGGCTTCGCTATGCGCCGCTGCGCCAGTATCGGCCGGAGTTGCCGGCCTGGGTCGATGCCGTCCTGCAGAAGGCGCTGCATCCGCAGCCGGCGAAAAGACAGGAAGCGGTGTCCTTGTTCGCGCACGACCTCAAGGCGCCGGGGCCCGAGTTCCTTCGGCAGCGGACGCCGCCGATCATCGAGCGGCATCCGGTACGTTTCTGGCAGTGGACGACGATGCTGCTGGGCATCGTGGTCATCGTGCTGCTGGGGCTGCGCATCCTGGGGCGCTGA
- a CDS encoding TetR/AcrR family transcriptional regulator gives MAGQQGRARQKERTRKALLEAAAQLSQQGSRPTLEQIAEQALVSRATAYRYFPNVEALYLEASIDIETPLTEDALRGAPPDDVVARLEHVDRALHTMIAANEAPLRMMLAQSLERSARGEIDAQMPLRQNRRTPLIEAALGPARDRFKPAALKRLKHALALVVGPEAMMVFKDVLRLDDAEALKSRRWAIRALVEAAAPGGLAPRAGAKK, from the coding sequence ATGGCCGGACAACAGGGCCGCGCGCGGCAGAAGGAGCGCACCCGCAAGGCCCTGCTGGAGGCCGCCGCACAGCTGAGCCAGCAGGGGAGCCGGCCGACGCTGGAGCAGATCGCCGAGCAGGCCCTGGTGTCGCGCGCCACCGCCTACCGCTACTTCCCCAACGTGGAAGCGCTGTACCTCGAAGCGTCGATCGACATCGAGACGCCGCTCACCGAAGACGCGCTGCGCGGTGCACCGCCCGACGACGTCGTCGCGCGCCTCGAGCACGTCGACCGTGCCCTGCACACCATGATCGCGGCCAACGAGGCGCCCCTTCGGATGATGCTGGCGCAGTCGCTGGAGCGCAGCGCGCGCGGCGAGATCGACGCGCAGATGCCCTTGCGACAGAACCGCCGCACGCCCCTGATCGAAGCCGCGCTCGGTCCGGCCCGCGACCGCTTCAAGCCGGCGGCGCTCAAGCGCCTCAAGCATGCGCTCGCGCTGGTGGTCGGGCCGGAAGCGATGATGGTCTTCAAGGACGTGCTCCGGCTCGACGATGCCGAGGCCCTCAAGTCCAGGCGCTGGGCCATCCGGGCGCTCGTCGAGGCCGCAGCGCCGGGCGGGCTGGCGCCCCGGGCAGGCGCGAAGAAGTGA
- a CDS encoding formate/nitrite transporter family protein, with the protein MAYLAPNEFVTKMVDAGESKLLMSTRDTLIRSYMAGAILALAAAFAVSVTVNTGNALVGAMLFPVGFIMLYLMGFDLLTGVFTLVPLAVFDKRPGATWSGVMRNWSLVFVGNFAGALTVAVFMAIIFTFGFSEAPNAIGQRLGTIGEGRTVGYSAHGAAGMLTLFIRGVMCNWMVSTGVVAAMMSTTVSGKAIGMWMPIMVFFYMGFEHSIVNMFLFPTGLMLGGKFTLMDYLIWNELPTVIGNLVGGLTFVGATLYSTHYKTAAKRVLS; encoded by the coding sequence ATGGCCTACCTCGCACCCAACGAATTCGTCACCAAGATGGTCGACGCCGGCGAATCCAAGCTCCTGATGTCGACCCGCGACACGCTCATCCGCTCCTACATGGCCGGTGCCATCCTGGCACTCGCCGCGGCTTTCGCGGTGAGCGTGACCGTCAACACGGGCAATGCGCTGGTCGGCGCGATGCTGTTTCCGGTCGGCTTCATCATGCTGTACCTGATGGGATTCGACCTCCTGACCGGCGTGTTCACGCTGGTCCCGCTCGCCGTGTTCGACAAGCGGCCCGGCGCCACCTGGAGCGGCGTGATGCGCAATTGGAGCCTGGTGTTCGTCGGCAACTTCGCGGGTGCCCTCACGGTGGCGGTGTTCATGGCCATCATCTTCACTTTCGGCTTCAGCGAAGCGCCCAATGCGATCGGCCAGCGGCTCGGCACCATCGGCGAGGGGCGCACCGTCGGCTATTCGGCGCACGGCGCCGCCGGCATGCTGACGCTGTTCATTCGCGGTGTGATGTGCAACTGGATGGTGTCCACCGGTGTCGTCGCGGCGATGATGTCCACCACCGTTTCCGGCAAGGCCATCGGCATGTGGATGCCGATCATGGTGTTCTTCTACATGGGCTTCGAGCATTCGATCGTCAACATGTTCCTCTTCCCCACCGGCCTGATGCTGGGCGGCAAGTTCACGCTGATGGACTACCTGATCTGGAACGAGCTTCCCACGGTGATCGGCAATCTCGTGGGCGGTTTGACCTTCGTCGGCGCCACGCTCTACTCGACGCACTACAAGACAGCAGCAAAGCGCGTGCTGAGCTGA
- the nirD gene encoding nitrite reductase small subunit NirD, with amino-acid sequence MTTDTLHWTAVCAATDILPDTGVCALVEGVHVAIFHVAKAQQFFAIDNVDPKAQASVLSRGLVGSVGDRVVVASPLYKNHFDLRSGECLEAPEHSVRAHAVRVEDGRVHVALG; translated from the coding sequence ATGACCACCGACACCCTTCACTGGACCGCAGTCTGCGCGGCCACCGACATCCTGCCCGACACCGGCGTCTGCGCGCTGGTCGAAGGCGTCCACGTCGCGATCTTCCACGTCGCGAAGGCGCAGCAGTTCTTCGCCATCGACAACGTCGACCCGAAGGCGCAGGCCAGCGTGCTGTCGCGCGGCCTGGTCGGGAGCGTGGGCGACCGCGTCGTGGTCGCTTCACCGCTCTACAAGAACCACTTCGACCTGCGCAGCGGCGAGTGCCTCGAAGCGCCGGAGCACTCGGTGCGGGCGCATGCGGTGCGTGTCGAGGACGGCCGCGTGCACGTCGCGCTGGGCTGA
- a CDS encoding c-type cytochrome, producing the protein MGILKTVLLTSAVLGLAAAAGAAAVVYGGLYNVAATSQHTQPVHTLLEIAMRQSVRLRARAIEVPRLDDPQLVLRGAACFRDKCQQCHGGPGVAQGDIGKSMQPLPGPLVDARHHWKARELYWVTKHGIKMSGMPAWEYRLAEQDLWAVVAFLERMPDLTAREYAEQTGRQATCGPGEATVAGTPGDARRGARALHQYACNACHSIPGITGSSVHVGPPLDGIARRTMIGGRLANTPDNMVRWLRRTHEVDPRTAMPEMGLTEQDARDIAAYLSTLD; encoded by the coding sequence ATGGGAATCCTCAAGACCGTTCTACTGACGTCGGCGGTGCTCGGCCTTGCCGCCGCGGCCGGCGCGGCGGCCGTGGTGTATGGCGGCCTCTACAACGTGGCGGCGACTTCCCAGCACACCCAGCCGGTGCATACGCTGCTCGAGATCGCGATGCGCCAATCGGTCCGGCTGCGTGCCCGCGCCATCGAGGTGCCGCGGCTCGACGACCCGCAACTGGTGCTGCGCGGCGCGGCCTGCTTCCGCGACAAGTGCCAGCAATGCCACGGCGGGCCGGGGGTGGCGCAAGGCGACATCGGCAAGAGCATGCAGCCGCTGCCCGGCCCGCTCGTGGACGCACGCCACCACTGGAAGGCGCGAGAGCTCTACTGGGTAACGAAGCACGGCATCAAGATGAGCGGCATGCCGGCGTGGGAATACCGCCTGGCGGAGCAGGACCTGTGGGCGGTGGTCGCCTTTCTCGAGCGGATGCCCGACCTGACGGCGCGGGAGTATGCCGAACAGACGGGGAGGCAGGCCACCTGCGGCCCGGGCGAAGCGACGGTGGCCGGCACGCCAGGCGACGCGCGGCGCGGCGCGCGGGCGCTGCACCAGTACGCGTGCAATGCCTGCCACAGCATCCCCGGCATCACCGGGTCTTCGGTCCATGTCGGCCCGCCACTCGATGGCATCGCCCGCCGCACGATGATCGGCGGCCGCCTCGCCAACACGCCCGACAACATGGTGCGCTGGCTGCGCCGCACGCACGAGGTCGATCCACGCACCGCGATGCCGGAGATGGGCCTGACCGAGCAGGACGCGCGCGACATCGCCGCCTATCTGTCGACGCTCGATTGA